The sequence below is a genomic window from Methylotuvimicrobium sp. KM2.
TTATACTGTTAATAAACCTGTCTTAAGGAGGCATCATGAATACAACCAAGCCAAAATCAAAAAATTCGACAATAGAATTAATTGAAACCGAAACCGCACTTCCGGCTAAAAAGGTCTCCGCAAAAAAAGCGCCTAAAAAACAGCCTACGGCTAAAATAGCGGAGCCGGAAATTAACGTTAAAAAAGCTGAAAGCGAAGCTCAAAGGCCGCTTAAAAAGAAAAAAGCCGCCAAGTCCAAAGTAATCCGTGACAGTTTTTCGTTTCCTGAAGAGGATTATCAGAAAATTTCGGCTTTGAAGAAAACCTGCCTATCGGCCGGTGTTCATGTCAAAAAAAGTGAAATTCTTCGCGCCGGACTACATTTACTAACGAAATTGGACATTGAAAGTCTTAAACAGGCTTTGGAGCAAATCGAAAAAGTTAAAACGGGGCGGCCAAGCGCTGCTGAATCTTAGCCGATAAAGTTAGTAAATTATTGAGTATAGAGGAAGTAATGGGTTTTAACTCAATTGTCTTTTTATCATGCTAGTGTGTTGGGATGCTGGGTAAAGAACTATACCGTTGGCTGTCATGACCGGAGTTAAATTCCCTGAACTCGACCAATTAGAACGCATTATCGATCAACTCGGTACACGGGCCCAAACAGAGGTGATTGCGCGGATTAAATGTCGGGAGCTTGAGTTTCCGATACATTGCATCAGCATCGGATCGGCAGGACCCGATGCGCCCGTTCTGGGGTTTTTCGGCGGTGTCCATGGGCTCGAAAAAATCGGTTCCGAGGTGATCTTGTCTTACCTTCAAACCATCACCCAATTGCTGGATTGGGATCGTGAGTTGCTGACCCGCCTCGAGCAATTGCGATTGGTATTCGTTCCCATCGTAAATCCGGTCGGAGTTTATCTCGGTACTCGTTGTAATGGCAACGGCGTCGATTTAATGCGCAACTCACCCACCGAGGGCTCGGGCAAACGCCGATTATATAGCGGGCATCGAATCTCGGCCCGACTGCCTTGGTATCGAGGTAATAAAGTGACAATGGAGCTGGAAGCGCAAGCTTTGTGCGATGTCGTCGAGCGGCATCTTTTTAACGCACCCTTATCGATGGCGCTTGATTTGCACTCGGGGTTCGGTGTTCGGGATCGCTTGTGGTTTCCGTATGCATCAAAAAAAACGCCTTTTACTTTTATTGCAGAAACCGTGTCCTTGAAGGAACGCTATGACCGTTGTTATCCGCATCATATTTACACGATTGAGCCGACTTGCAAGGAATACGTGATTAATGGCGATTTGTGGGATTACTTATTCGATGAGTTCATTGAAAGGTTTGGTACCGAGCGGCTATTTCTTCCGTTTACGTTGGAGATGGGGTCATGGATTTGGTTGCGCAAAAACCCGATGCACCTCTTTCTAAAACACGGCTTATTTCATCCGATCTTACCGCATCGCCGGGAGAGAGTTCTAAGGCGGCATTTCATGTTGTTCGACTTTTTACAACGAAGTTTATTATATCCGGAACATTGGGCAAAGCTTAATCAGCAACAAAAACAACATAATAAAAATAAAGCATTAGGTCTTTGGTATGGATGAGGCGCTAGGAAAACATTGGATTCTGCTTAGGGGCTTGGCTAGGGAGTCCGCGCATTGGGGTGATTTCGTGCCGCTATTGCAAGATGCATTTCCGGCATCCCGTATCAGCTTGATCGATTTGCCGGGCACAGGTTGCTATTATCGAAAGGCCAGTCCGTGTTCGATACGAGCGATAGTAGAAAGTGTTCGTGGTGACGCACTCGCGAAAGGCTTGCTGGAAAAGCCTGTCTCCGTTCTGGGACTTTCGCTCGGCGCGATGGTTGCCTGGGAATGGTTGAGCCGTCATCCTGAAGACATTGTCGGCGAGGTTTTGATGAATACCAGCTTTGCCGATCTAAGTCCCTTTTATATGCGCTTGCGTCGGCAAAGTTATCGTGATTTTGCCGAATTGGCGATGACGCGCGATATTTTTCGGCGAGAATCCCGCATTGTTCGTTTAGTTAGTAATCGAAAAGATCTTTATGAAGCGATCATCGATGAATGGGCGCGGATACAAAAAGCGCGACCGATTTCCATTAGAAATGCTTTACGTCAAATTGTCGCGGCAGCCACTTATAAGCCGAGCAACAGCAATCCTCAGTGTCCGATTTTGTTATTGAACGGGCAGGGCGATCGTCTGGTATCGCCCGCATGCTCTGAGGCTATTCATAAAAAATGGCGTATTGAATTGCGTTCCCATCCCTGGGCCGGTCACGATTTGACTCTAGACGACGGCGGGTGGGTGGCGACGCAAATACAGGATTGGGTGTCTCAAAGAACGTCGTGCATCGACAGAGATACCGAGCAACTATACCCCTCGTAGATCAAAATTCGGCACCGGAGTGTTCGTCAAAGGATGCCATGAACCCAGCACCTAAATTCCATAGGTCATTGGCTATGGTTAACTATCTTGGATAATTCATCCAGCACCTAAATAAACCATGATGTTGAATCATTGCCAAAGACCTATGGAATTTAGGTGCTGGGTGAATTCGTCCATGGCTCTATGCCAGCTCCTTGCTGGCAAAGCCTTCGCCGCACACCCCGGTGCCTCCTCAGGCGCTGCCGAAATTTGAAGTACGAAAGGTATAGTTCAATAACTTGCTATGAGCATGTATAGAGCATTCATTCACCCAAGAGGTTAGCGAGAACGCTTAGGTAATATCTTGAAATTCTTCAGGAACTTCATGTGCTTTATGGTTAAACTGCCAAATTTAGGATTATGAGCAATGACTAGGCATAGACATCGATGCCGCCCTTGGCTGCGGACGTCGATTCGATCAACTTTACTACGGCTTCGCCTTCCGCTTCTTGTTGATCTTGAATTTTATTGAGTACAGCAACATTGGCGTCAAGCGCGGTTTGCTGCACGGACATTCGGGTGGCTAAGGTGGCTAAACCCGAGACGGAATCTACCATGATATGATCCTCTTTTTAGTTAATGGTAAATAGGGTATCGGCAAGAGCGCTCGATAGTTGAGAGGGGGGCGGTTTTACGAGAACATGAATGATGTTTACGGTTCTCATGTATTTCTTAAAAACCGGAATAGTGGTAGCGCCGCATTTTCTATCGCAAGGAGCGTTAAAAGAGGCTCCTATAAAGCGGCGCTGAAAAGGGAGAACGTTGGATTGTTATCCGATATAACGATACTGCTCAGTTAAAAGCTATTTTTTCTGGAAATAATAAATGTCGCCGTATTTCCCTTTGAGCGTCATGCTTTTTTCATCTTTTTCGATTAGGGAAAAAGTATCGAAGCGATCGGAGCGGCCCAATAGGGCAATTTTCAGTTTGCCGTCCTCGATTACGTATTTTACCGGCAATTGGTCATAATGTGAGCCTTCTCGAGGGATATTCGTAATAGTGACTTTTCCGTCATTAAAAGCCCAAGTATCTTCACGTTGTAGCTTTTCTTTGGCATCGATTGACTTTTTAGTGTATTCCAATTTCCACTTGCCTTGAACGTCTTGAATCGATTCGAAAGCGGCTTCAGCCCACGCATGGCCTGTAATTGCCATTAAACTTAATAAAGCTGCAAATTTTATAATTCTCATAGTTTTACCCTTGTGTTATATAAGCGACTTCATTGTACGCGTGCTGAAGTAAAGTATCTCGAAATTTTTTTACAAGTTCGTTGTTTTCGATTGAGTGCGCTATATAGCTTTCGCAGTTCAAATTTGGGCATTAAGGAACGTGCATGAAATAACTTCGACAAAGGCTAAAAGGGGGTTCGGTGGCTCGATTGACAGGCGTCGGCGGCAGGGCAGATTTTTGCTCCTGCAAAATCTGCATTCACGCCATCCATGGCGTTTGCAGATTTTTGCTCCTCGGCAATTGCTGAGTTACAGGGATGTAATGAATGCAGAAAATGCAGGAGAATTTTTCTGCCCTGCATCGCCTAAAGCGCCTACTGTTGGTGCCCTAATACACGCCATCCATGGCGTAATGCAAAATCTGCATTTATGCCATCCTTGGCATTCAGATGCAGCCGTCGAGCCTACATGGATGTATTCACCCAGCACCTAAATAAGCCATCATTTTGAATCATTGCCAAAGACCTATGGAATTTAGGTGCTGGGTTCACGGCGTCCTGTCAAGCGAGTCGCCGAACCTCCACAGTGCCTAAAACTTGTAGAAGTAAATTTGTGCATATTCCTAACATATTGAGGCGGCGGAGCACGCCATCCCCTGCTATCAGAAAGCAACAGCCTTATAGACCTGTCTGGCGAGTAATCGAACCCGCTACAAAACTCATAGTTCCAAGAAGTTATTATTCACGAAATCTTTTTACGCTACTATTTTTAATAAATTTAACTACAATCAATTCCATGTGTTTCCTTCTTTTTCAATAAGAAGGTGCGAAGTATAGATATCGATACAAAACGACATATTTTGGGCTATCCATGCAGGACTATGAAATTGTAAATATCTGGCTGATCGGCGGCATTATTCTCATGCTGCTGGAAGTTTTGTTGCCCGGCGGCATAGTATTTTTTCTAGGGCTCGGCGCCGTGCTGGTTTCCGCTTTGCTTTACGCCGGTTTGATAGAAGGTTGGTTACAAGCTTTCACAGTTTGGTTTATCGGGTCCCTAGCCTTGGTCTTCGGATTGCGTGGGGTCGCCCAAAAATTCATTCCTGCACAAGTCGAACAGGGCAAGACCGATGAAGATTTGGACGCCTACGATGCACTGGCTAAAGTCTGCGAACCAATACCTGCAGGCGGCGAGGGGCGCATTGCGTTTCGCGGAAGCACTTGGAAAGCAAGAAACTATCGTAATGACCAAAATTTGGACGTTGGGGCCGAGGTGCGCATTATTTTTCGCGAAAACCTGGTGTGGGTGGTTGATGCCGTCGAAACCAATAAAAACACGAACGAAACCGACTCGAATAATAACTCAATAAAATAGGAGTACGTTATGCTTACTACCCTTACGATATTCGTCATATTGGCCGGTATCATTTTTTGGAAGCTGTTGATTATCGTTCCTATGCGTCAATCTTGCGTCTTGGAGCGATTAGGCAATTTTCGATGCGTTCTGGAACCCGGTTATCATGTTGTCGTACCCTTTTTAGATAAGGTGGCTTATCGCCATGAGATTCGCGAGCAAGTGCTCGATATTCCGGCGCAAAGCTGCATCACCCGAGATAATATACAGGTTGCGGTCGACGGTATCGTTTATCTGAAAGTCATGGATGCCAAACGGGCCAGTTACGGAATCGGAGATTATCAGATGGCCAGCGTTAATTTGGCGCAAACGACGATGCGTTCCGAAATCGGTAAGCTGACGCTCGGCGATACCTTTTATGAGCGCGATAAATTGAATGAAGCGATTGTACGAGAAATTGACAAAGCTTCGGACCCTTGGGGAATCAAGGTCATGCGATATGAAATCAAAAATATATCGCCTTCTGCGCAAGTGGTGCACACCCTGGAAAAGCAAATGGAGGCCGAACGCGAAAAGCGTGCGGAAATTACCTTGGCCATGGCGGAAAAAGAGTCGAAAATTCTAATATCGGAAGGCTACCGTCAGGAGGCGATCAATATTTCCGAAGGTCAGAAACAAAAGCGCATCAATGAGGCCTTAGGGCGCGCGAGTGAAATTGGGATATTAGCCGAAGCTTCCGCCGAGGGCTTGCAAAAAGTCGCCGCGGCTATTAAGAAGCCGGGCGGCGATATGGCGGTAAAAATGCGTTTGGTCGAGGATTTTATCGGTCGAACAGGCGAGGTCATGAAAGGGGCCAATGTATCGGTGTTGCCTACCGATCTTGCTCACATCAAAGGTCTGCTGTCGGCGCTTAATCAAAACCTGCCTGTCGCTCAAACGGGAGCTAAAAAATGAATAACGAAGTCAGTCCAATCGATTTGTTTAATTTTGCCGTATGGGGCATCATTTTTCTTGTCATCATTACACAGTTATTTCGCTCCATACGCATCGTTTCCACGCGCACAGCTCTGATTGTAGAGCGTTTAGGCAAGTATAAGGCTACATTAGGCCCCGGTTTTCATGTGCTGATCCCGTTTATCGATGTCGTGACTGCGATACAGGATTTACGCGAAGAAACCATCGACGTGCCGCCGCAAGAATGTTTTTCTAAGGACGAGGTGCAGGTCGAAGTCGACGGCGTTATTTATATGTCGGTTTCCGACCCTATCAAAGCGACTTACGGCGTGACTGATTATCGATTTGCCGCGATGCAGTTGGCGCAGACCACGACCCGTTCTGTGATCGGTACGTTGGAGTTGGACAAAACTTTCGAAGAGCGTGACATGATCAGTCAAGCGGTGGTGGATACGCTCAATGCCGCGGGTGAAACCTGGGGCGTGCATGTGCATCGTTACGAAATCAAGAATATCAAGCCGCCGAGCACGGTTCAGAGCGCGATGGAAAAACAAGTGACCGCCGAGCGGGAAAAGCGCGCCATTCTGGCCAGAGCCGAAGGCGACAAGCAAAGCCGAATCAACACATCCGAAGGTACGATGCGCGAACTGATCAATTTGTCGGAAGGCGAACGCCAACGCTTGGTCAATGAGGCCGAAGGTAGGGCGTCCGAAATTTTGGCCTTGGCGACCGCGACGGCCGAATCCATCGAGAAAATCGGTAATGCAGTCGTCCAGCCGGGCGGCGAGGAAGCTATCAAACTCAACTTATCGGAAAAGTTTATCGATAATATCGCGCATTTGGCCGATGCCGAGACTTCGGTGATCTTTCCTGCCGATTTGACTAATTTGAACCAACTGTTGGAAGCGCTCGATTTACATATTGAACGTCAGGCAAGTGTATGATGGGTTGACTTCTTAGATGAACTTATTTCGTCTACTTCCCTCAATCAAGTCGTTGCGAATGTTCGTCGGCGCTTGCCTGTTGTTATCGCTGTTTGTCGGTATAGGCGGCTTGGCACATGGAAAAAAACCGAATGATTTAGCGGCTCCCGTATACCTGGTAAACATAGATGCCGTAATTAATCCGGGCACGTCCGCCCTGCTTGAGCATGCAGTCGAAACAGCGGAAGCCCATTCCGCAGCTGCGTTGATCCTACAAATCAATACCCCGGGCGGCTTACTGAGTAGCACGCGAGACATGGTTCGCGCAATTTCGGAGTCGAAGGTGCCGGTTATCGGTTACGTGGGTCCTGCCGGCGCAAGCGCGACATCGGCCGGTGCGTTTATTTTGCTGTCTACGCATCTTGCGGTGATGAATTCCGGTACGAATGTCGGTGCCGCATCGCCGGTTGCGGGCGATGGCGGCGAGATACAAGGTACCATGGCAAAGAAAATCATGAGCGATACCCGGGCTTTCATGCGAGGTATCGCCAAGCATCACAATCGCAATGCGGATATTGCCGAACGTTTTGTTTCCCAAGCCGAAAGCCTATCCGCCGAAGAAGCCTTGGAAGCCAATGTGGTCGATCTGGTGGTGCCGGGATTTTCTGATCTGATAAAAGCCGTTGACGGACGTGAAATTCAATTTCAGGGCCAATTGCTTATACTGACGCTCTCGGATAAAGGCATTCGCCAGATTTCCCCGAGGTTTATCGATCATATTTTGAGTTTAGTCGCGCATCCGCAGATCGCGCACATGCTAATTTCTGTGGGCCTACTTGCGATTTTTATCGAAATGCTCGCTCCGGGCCTAACCCTTCCCGGTATCCTCGGCACGATCGCGCTGGTTTTGGGCTTGGTCGGCATGCAAGCTTTACCCGTTAATCTTGGTTTTCTAGTGCTTTTATTGTTCGGCATCGCGTTGATGATCGCCGAATATTTCGTTGCCGGCTTCGGCGTACTGGGTATCGGCGGAGCGATCGCCTTCGTGCTGGGTAGTTTGAATCTATTCGACGGCCCCATCCCGGTCGATCAGAGCAATACGATACTGTCGGTGAGTATTGCAGTGAGTGCCGCAATGCTGCTCGCAACTTTGCTTATCACCGGCAGCTTTATTTTCGGTTCGCGCAAAAAGGGCTTGAAAGGCAAAATCGGGGAAGCAATGGTCGATTTCGATAGCAACGGTTATGTGTTGATCGATCAACAACGATTCTCTGCCGATACGCTCGAACCGCTTCGTCACGGCGATCGGATCGAGGTTGTTAAAATTGATCGGAACGACCGCTTACTGGTTAAAAAAGCACGGCAAAATTTGCCCGGCACGATAGACGAATCCAGCGATGAAACCAAGCAGACGGTCGCCGAGTCCCGTAGCATGATTCGGCGAATCGAACAGGCCGGCAATCGAATTCATAATCACGAATTCAAAAGTCGGATAGAGCGTATCTGTAGGGTTGCCGACAGTATTTTGAGCGAAATCGAAGCCGACCCGCGAGATATTCGCAAAGCTCGAAAATTTCTTAATGTTTATCTAGATGGAGCGATGCAAGTCACCGAAGGCTATGCCAAAACGCACAGTCATAGCCAATCCGGTCAATTGACACAGAATTTTCGTAATGTACTCGAAACGATTGAAGCAACATTTCTGGAACAGCAACAAAAATTGTTTGAAGATGACCTATTCGATCTTGATGTCAAAATAGAAGTATTAACCGCGCAACTTAAACGGGAAGGTATTCGTTGATGCCGGAGCCTATCGTTTCCACACTCCAGCGCTCATCGTTATATACCTTTCGCACTTTAAATTTCGGCAGTGCCCGAGGAGGCGTCGGGGTGTGCAATCCCTCACCTAACGCTAGGTGATTCGCGTAGCGTACCCTACAAATTATGTATAACTATGAGCGCTCCAGCGTGGGAAGGATAATTGCCGGGGGACTGAATAGTTACAATTTCGACAGCATTCGTTACCCACTGGTTTTCTCTCTAGCAGAGTCCGTAAAAAGGTTCCTGATTAGCAAGATGCTTCAGCTTACCGAAGCCAAGTGTCCGAGCAGGAGCTAGTCGTAGTCGCAAAACTAAAATATGCTGTTACCCAAGCTCCAGCTTGGGAATGAGCGTGATGTGGGGTGGCCGTTTTTAGCTTGCGCGCATGGCTTGCGAACCCCGTCCTGCTAAGGATATGCTGATCTTTGGGCTTTAGCTGAAGAAACTTGCTAATTAGGAAAAGGTTTTCATCATTACTTCCTCTCTTCGCCATCCAAGAAAAGCATCTTGGTCCTCTTCATCCCAAGCTTGATGGGATAATTGAACGACAACAGGTTTCGGTTTATTCTGAAACCAGTAAGAGACCTTGTCGCTCTATGTCAAGTATAATAATTCCACTGGATACCGCAACGGACGCTCGGCTGGTTATACCTATCGTACTTCAAATTACGACATTAACGTATGGACCTGCCATAGAGCCGACACGGATATCATTGTCTTTTGACTATGATGACAACCCTAATTCGAACCTTAAAAAAAGCACGTAGGAGCAGGCGCACGATGACTGTT
It includes:
- a CDS encoding M14 family zinc carboxypeptidase — protein: MTGVKFPELDQLERIIDQLGTRAQTEVIARIKCRELEFPIHCISIGSAGPDAPVLGFFGGVHGLEKIGSEVILSYLQTITQLLDWDRELLTRLEQLRLVFVPIVNPVGVYLGTRCNGNGVDLMRNSPTEGSGKRRLYSGHRISARLPWYRGNKVTMELEAQALCDVVERHLFNAPLSMALDLHSGFGVRDRLWFPYASKKTPFTFIAETVSLKERYDRCYPHHIYTIEPTCKEYVINGDLWDYLFDEFIERFGTERLFLPFTLEMGSWIWLRKNPMHLFLKHGLFHPILPHRRERVLRRHFMLFDFLQRSLLYPEHWAKLNQQQKQHNKNKALGLWYG
- a CDS encoding alpha/beta hydrolase — its product is MDEALGKHWILLRGLARESAHWGDFVPLLQDAFPASRISLIDLPGTGCYYRKASPCSIRAIVESVRGDALAKGLLEKPVSVLGLSLGAMVAWEWLSRHPEDIVGEVLMNTSFADLSPFYMRLRRQSYRDFAELAMTRDIFRRESRIVRLVSNRKDLYEAIIDEWARIQKARPISIRNALRQIVAAATYKPSNSNPQCPILLLNGQGDRLVSPACSEAIHKKWRIELRSHPWAGHDLTLDDGGWVATQIQDWVSQRTSCIDRDTEQLYPS
- a CDS encoding putative motility protein — translated: MVDSVSGLATLATRMSVQQTALDANVAVLNKIQDQQEAEGEAVVKLIESTSAAKGGIDVYA
- a CDS encoding NfeD family protein — protein: MQDYEIVNIWLIGGIILMLLEVLLPGGIVFFLGLGAVLVSALLYAGLIEGWLQAFTVWFIGSLALVFGLRGVAQKFIPAQVEQGKTDEDLDAYDALAKVCEPIPAGGEGRIAFRGSTWKARNYRNDQNLDVGAEVRIIFRENLVWVVDAVETNKNTNETDSNNNSIK
- a CDS encoding SPFH domain-containing protein — protein: MLTTLTIFVILAGIIFWKLLIIVPMRQSCVLERLGNFRCVLEPGYHVVVPFLDKVAYRHEIREQVLDIPAQSCITRDNIQVAVDGIVYLKVMDAKRASYGIGDYQMASVNLAQTTMRSEIGKLTLGDTFYERDKLNEAIVREIDKASDPWGIKVMRYEIKNISPSAQVVHTLEKQMEAEREKRAEITLAMAEKESKILISEGYRQEAINISEGQKQKRINEALGRASEIGILAEASAEGLQKVAAAIKKPGGDMAVKMRLVEDFIGRTGEVMKGANVSVLPTDLAHIKGLLSALNQNLPVAQTGAKK
- a CDS encoding SPFH domain-containing protein, producing the protein MNNEVSPIDLFNFAVWGIIFLVIITQLFRSIRIVSTRTALIVERLGKYKATLGPGFHVLIPFIDVVTAIQDLREETIDVPPQECFSKDEVQVEVDGVIYMSVSDPIKATYGVTDYRFAAMQLAQTTTRSVIGTLELDKTFEERDMISQAVVDTLNAAGETWGVHVHRYEIKNIKPPSTVQSAMEKQVTAEREKRAILARAEGDKQSRINTSEGTMRELINLSEGERQRLVNEAEGRASEILALATATAESIEKIGNAVVQPGGEEAIKLNLSEKFIDNIAHLADAETSVIFPADLTNLNQLLEALDLHIERQASV
- a CDS encoding 5-bromo-4-chloroindolyl phosphate hydrolysis family protein, with product MNLFRLLPSIKSLRMFVGACLLLSLFVGIGGLAHGKKPNDLAAPVYLVNIDAVINPGTSALLEHAVETAEAHSAAALILQINTPGGLLSSTRDMVRAISESKVPVIGYVGPAGASATSAGAFILLSTHLAVMNSGTNVGAASPVAGDGGEIQGTMAKKIMSDTRAFMRGIAKHHNRNADIAERFVSQAESLSAEEALEANVVDLVVPGFSDLIKAVDGREIQFQGQLLILTLSDKGIRQISPRFIDHILSLVAHPQIAHMLISVGLLAIFIEMLAPGLTLPGILGTIALVLGLVGMQALPVNLGFLVLLLFGIALMIAEYFVAGFGVLGIGGAIAFVLGSLNLFDGPIPVDQSNTILSVSIAVSAAMLLATLLITGSFIFGSRKKGLKGKIGEAMVDFDSNGYVLIDQQRFSADTLEPLRHGDRIEVVKIDRNDRLLVKKARQNLPGTIDESSDETKQTVAESRSMIRRIEQAGNRIHNHEFKSRIERICRVADSILSEIEADPRDIRKARKFLNVYLDGAMQVTEGYAKTHSHSQSGQLTQNFRNVLETIEATFLEQQQKLFEDDLFDLDVKIEVLTAQLKREGIR